The genomic stretch gaggtgttcaaaaaacatgtagacatggcactttggggcatggtttagtgggcatggtggtgttgggttgatggttggactagatgatcttagaggtgttttgcaaccttaatgattctattctgttctattctataTGCGTCTGGCACAGTATGCTTATCTGCTGATCCAGATGGGACAGCCTACGTCACtcaaaaaaagctgtaaaaattcTGACTGACAATTCATAATCAGACCATGTTCTTGTTTGTTAAACAACCAACCTGctcccaaaaaaacccaggtaaATGTTTCTGCTCCAGAAAACACTCAAATACCtgatagaaagaagaaaacagcctgcttttttttttttttttttgtggtgctGGCATATGCATATATGTTTAGGGAAGCAGGACTACCTTCTGTTTCGctaagcttaatttttttctgaaccaaACAAGCACCACTAAAGTCATTCTGAGGTGTCACTGCAAAAACAAGATTGGGTTGCTTTCTAAGTTTAATCTCATACCAGCTGTGtaagaagttttttaaaaaagaaacaactgacAATACCAAACAAAACCCGCACCAAAGCTTTCAGGCCACAGTTGATCAGCCTTAACTGACTGATTGATCATCTCTATGAAGAAAGAAGTCTGGCTTGCTTAACTCCTGGTTACAACTccttacataaaaatatatgatTAATTCTGAGCATAAAACATGGCTAAGACCATCTCTATGTATAGTTTTGCATTGGTAGGGAATAGTTTTGTGGTAATAAGTTTGAAAATCTTCAAGTCCTTAAATTGGAGTGATGCAGAAATAAATGATCTGGTACATGGATTAAAGTAAATACTAGTTTGAACATGAAGTTAAATGCCTCATAGTGCAATCCAGCAAATGTTGCTTCAGTAACATAGGAAATGGAGAactattaccttttttttttaaacatgtgcttTATTATTTGGAAGTCTCATACATCTGAAGTACCATTATAAGGAGCACCTGTAGGAAAATCAAACCTAGAAGCATGCATTTGAAAGTAAGGATTGTCTGTTAgtgtctgaaatatttcaaagacattGAAAATAAGCATCTTTTCTTAGCTTTACAGGATTGTTCCACAAAAATGCACATTAACCTTATCACAGTACGTACAAATATTGTGGATGGATAATAGAAATCACCACCCTTCCATATGAGATGCATCAAGGACAAACAGTTATCCCTTATAATGTCAGAAACATAAAAGGCACCATAATAGAATGTTTAGAAAAAACTCAGTTTATGCCattatattttgatttaaaagtgTAAGAATTGCTGTCCCgacttaaaacaaaaagcctttcaCACCTGTAAATTATCATTAGAAACTtgtaaatgtttacatttttttccagaattacCAGGTGCAAATGCAAGGCAAATATAAAATCTATTGACTTATTCGATTACAAATACTACCCCATGAAAAAGCTGTagttacaaaaatataaaaaaatattctaactCCCATTGTTAGATCTTAGCTTCAGTCTACACTGCATTACGAGTCCAAAGCCAGATCTGATTTGGACACATTCCTAGAAAAGGAAAGTGCTGTTTGTCTTATTTTTACACCAATATTCTGGCCTCTTACTACggttttgctttctggttttgttttgttagtgCATATTAAGGATGCCAAGTGGAGAGCGCTAACAGATAAAAGGTTGTATTTATCCATGGATAGTAGCAACGTAAGTGTTCTCAGTCTGCTGCCCTCCAAGAAGTCCATTTCTCTAAGgataaaagtacatttttttttctccaagccTCCACAGTAACTTTGAACCTGTGACCACTGGCAGGTGATTGAGAAGTACGAAATTCTTCTCACAGACTTCAGTAAGGAGCTGTGAGAAGTACACGAACTGCTAATGCTGTGTCATAGACTAGTAGCTGCTGTTGCAAGGACAATTATTGGCAACATCTCTTGTCTTCCACACATAATAGGTTGGCACATGCCTTATGCATATGGTGATTCTCTAGCCCTTGGCTTCAGTAACCTGGATCAGCATAGGATGTTGAACCAGCTACATACAAAGGTAGCCTAACAAAGTGCTAGTAGACATTAAAAAGAGTTTACTTCTAAATAATAACTTAAAATTAATGACTAGATTAAGTGAGATATTCTTAATGAATAAACTTTGTAATGCTAAGCCTAAGCCTGACAAATGCTAATGCTTTCATGGCTGAATACTGGAAGCTATGTTCCTTCAGTCCTTTATCAATGCTAGCAGAAGGTGTCCAGCTTCCAACTCCAGAGAAACTGAAGCCTTCTTTCTTTGGGCAGGGAAACTAGCATAGATTAGTAGAGTAATGCAGCTGTACACCTAGATAGCAACCTGGTTTAGCTGGGTTTTAATAAGCACTCAGGATCATTCAGCCAGCAGTATGACTGTGGAAGATTTAAGAGTGAGCGGTACTATCATTACCTTTATGTTTGGTGcaagacattttccttttaataccTTTTCCTTCATTAGAAACCACCCCCAGCATTTCTCCTGGTAACAACCTCCGTTAGTCCTTGCCAGTTCAAGCTGGATTTTGGCCAGCTAACGTGTCTCTGAGTCACGTGGTTCCAAACAAATGTTCTCCATAGATAAAGCAATCCTGAAGTAGTGTTGTATTTTTACCCTGCTTGAAAGGATTGACAGTACTCACGTCTGCTTTGAGACAGTAACTTATTATGTTCTGTGTATGTAAAAGATATGAGTTAACAGGAGACTCCTAGAGTTGTTATGAGAGGAAGTGTTAAGCACTCTCATCTTATGCTGCAATAATGTGTTGAATAGCATATGAATATGAAGCTACTATTCCTCATTATGTTTCAGTTTCATAAAAGTAGGGTTCAGGCAGACACCATGTTCACTCCTCTGATCAAAACTGTATATTCCACTCAGATGATGCTGTGATGGCAGGATTTAACAGAAGTTCAAAGGTATCTGCACACATCtgccaaagattttttttttaaataagcacgCTGTACCTACATGCTGAATCAGATTTGGAGAACACTTCAGCAACCaaaaacacaacagcaacaaaaaagatTAAACCAAACAATACCTATAAAGTAGgcttttgaatttttgtttaGTAGAATTTTAAGATGGGAAACATGTTCCTAGCTGAACAATTGCTCTtggcatttctgttttgtaaaaaaaaaaaccacgcaACAGTAGTAATTTTAATGACCAACTCCCTTCCCCAACCTATTGAGTCAAAAGTTCACAAATGTAACTTCCAATCAAGGCACAAAATCATTTACTGACTCTTTCTTCCACCACTTTCTTCAcattcttcccttccccttaaAAAAACAGTTGGTGTAACAGTGTCTTCTATACCAGACATTAAATTTAATAGTCCAATAAGTTGTAGCAGTATCTGAGATTGGTTCTATCTATTTTGAATTTAGTTAAATTAGACCACCAGCACATTCTTGGCACATCTTTGCTCATTTTCTGCATTCGCCTTGAAGGGGAGgggatgaggggaaaaagccaCAGTAGTTTCATGCATATTTTTCAAGAAACTTTATGTGGAAGTCTTTCACTTTCTCCAGTAGGATCTTCAGCTTCTCTACTGGAGGAAGAATGGtcattctgaaaaataacattcagggaaagaaaaaaaaaaaaacaacgcaCATTATCTTCAAAATGAACTAAACTGTGATCTTTGCACAGACCTTGATTAATATCAGCTAGTAATGTGTTAAGTTTAATATCTGTTGTGATGTGAttctcttattttctgtgtttatggTGTAATTGAACTACAATATTAAACTAGAGCAATTTGTTTCAATTGGTTAATATATAGGAATTAAAGGATTGTTGAAGAATTGAGTGATAAAGAAGGTCATCAGTGAGAAATAACAGCAACTCAGTTTCCATTTTTGCGGCAGTTATGCCAAATTATACTCATTTTTTTGAGCTTTAGGGTCGGGCAGTTATGAGTAAATGTACATTTCTTTTTGAACTGAAGAGTTAATTCAGAAGCATTAAAACAATGCAACATCCCACACTGCAGTTTTTAGtccctctttccttcttctggATAATCTGAAAATCACATTTACTATGTATGCAAGACTGTATGCAAGaactacaaaacaaaatgtttttcccaCACTGGTACAGGAATGGACTCACACTAGCTTTTTCCTGGAGCTGCATGCACCCAGATATCTAACCCAGCTATCCGTGTTGCAGAACTATGAGGGCTAAGGGTACCCTCTGTTACGTTGCTTCAGACCAAACAAAACTAAATTCCATGATAAATTCTAGCTATCAGTGGCTCAGCTGGAGTAAAGTGCTGTTTATTGGAAGCAAGAGCAATAGAGTTTATGTTCACAGTTTTGGTATTAGAAGATTTAGTCCAACATCTTGTTTTGGTAAAGTGAAGAGTTACTCAGTGTGTTTAAAGAGCAGATTTATAGGGGAGATAGTGCATCTTTCACGCAGTTTCTCCATATGGAAAACACTGTTTCATCTCCCCTCCCCCAGAAGAAAGCAGGGCAATTTTTGTAATGCCTTAGCCAACCTTAAGATTCGAGTATAAgctattattattgtttatatTTGTGGAGAAGGCATTTCAAATGTCAATGTGTAAAAATAGAATAAAGCTATGTCAGCAAGCTgtgaaaacactgtaaaaacCTGAATAGCTCATCTAGCAGACTGAGTCTTTGACCTAGCTGTCAGTCTACAGAAAATGTCCAGTAGAAAGTGAGACAAcgtaaactgaaataaaaatccttgtatttaatcagaagagaaaacactGGGATGGTACTTAGCTTATTACAGTTcatttgattttaaacaaacagaaactgtACCTGAAGTGGTAGCTTCCTTCTCTTTGGCCGAATCCACTTCCAGGTACAACACATATTCCGGTCTCTTCCAGAAGTTTCATGCAATAGAACATATCAGGTGCCATTTTATGAGCCTAAGGGAACAGATGTTTTGGAATTACTGAAGTCAAAGTATTCCAAATATATAGAATTTCAtgattgcttttcttcctgaaactTTATCTTATATTATTAGTTTCTTGTTCTACTTACTAAAGATGATGAAGAACAATTGCTAATGGAACAGTTCACACTGTGAATTAAATAACAGTACTTCATGGAGGAACAAGGCTGAAGAACCTACACAAAACACTCGCTTCAAAAGAAAGGCtttagatatttttgtttttctcgTCGACTTGCTTGTAACTTTTTGTCAAAAGTCTCAAAATTGTACTTATAAAAATCTAAGCCACTGACATTCGagaagatgaaattaatttgagaGCTGTGTGTTCCAGTTCTGTTGGcagttactatttttttcccctgaattatCTACTGACCTGAAAGCCCCCTGATTAATAACTATGGAAGTTCTTAAATACATGCAGGTTATATGCCTAATCAAAATCATCTGAAAAACAGCCCTATTTTTGTCCTCAGCTATGTTGATaaaattccctttaaaaattagtattaCACATTAGGTAACAGAGCTCTAGTTAGGAACAAAAAGACCTGTCATTTAGTAATATAGCTTACTGACCCAAGTACAAAAAAGGtattgcacagaaataaaatttgtaaGGAAACCTCCGTCCCTCTTTCCCACACTTGGGAATGGGGCTTCTTTTCTAGGGTCAGTAGCACACTGCCATTCACAATCCCTGTCGCATGTGCTGGCCTACCTAACCTGGGCACAGGCAGCAATTTGGAATTTGCACAGGTCCAGCTACTTGTCCACCCTATGACTTAATCTATTTAACATCCTTGGGTAACGTTCTCAATCTAGAAGCCTTACCACTGTGATGAAATgctatgttttgttttcctctcctaaAATAAAGGTCATGTTATATTTAAGATCATACGTAGTCAATGAAGTACTGCTTTTGTAACTACATGAGCCTACTCtatttctggaataaaaattcATCATTAGAAGTGGCAGGCACAAGTGTGTGAAGGTTAAAATGGATTGGGGTAAAAATGACTGACTGACCTTTGCTTCCTCAATGGCTTTGGAAGGAATAAAGATCCGTGGGAAAGCATACATAGCTCCTTGAAGTGGATTGCAGTGAATTCCTGGTACCTTGTTAAACATGTCTTCGGTTAGTTTGGCTTTTTTGGCAAGATTGTTCAAGACAGACTCCTTCTCCTGTTTAAAAGGAAGGTGTTCAGACTGACATATTTGAAGTGGCAATAAAAACGCCAGAGAAAACTATGATGCTTCAAGAAGCCTTCACTGAATTAAGCACTTTTAGGGCTTTGCTGAGCTGTTAGAGGAAATGATGTTACTAATTCCAGTCGTACTCCTAAAGACAGCAATGCAAAAAGGCATTAGCAGAATACAACTACAGAGTGTTGTAGATAGATAATAACCTGCAGAAATCTCTATCTGCATGCCCTCTTCTTACATGCTTCCTTCTGAGCTTCCATTCTTGGCTATTTTTAGAGACCATGTTGGCTGAACTCAATCTGTATCTGACTCAATACTGTAATTCCTTAAGCCAgattcagtttcatttttacaaGTGAGAAACTATATGTATACTTTAATACAGAATACCATGTTGTTCAGTATATAGAGGCATTGGATACCTAAGAACAAGGCTGATTTTATAACTGTATTTGAATTTACATTCCTGTTTAGATTTTAGTAAAAGCAAATCTTATTTAGTAATTCTTTTGTCATGCTAAACAGAGGAGAAATGTTGAATTTATCAGCAAGAAAGCTGATTTGATAATGCCACCTTAGCTTCTTTTGGCTCCTAAACAAAGGAGccataaaaggaataaaaaataatttcaaaagtaGCCATATtgagttaatttaaaataccCTGCATAGTTCTGTAAATTGGTGTTATTACAGGATTGTCCAGGAAGAACGGAAAGAAGTCTGGTCTCAGTGCGTATTTTGAGTTCATAATACTTAGGATAGGTTTAGGAAATGCACAAAAGAACAAGCATGTTATTGCTGACCTTTATGAACTGTGAATAAGACTCTTCTCCAGGTACTGGAGGATTCACTACAATATCCATTGCTGCTTGTCCTGAGACTGGAGGACAAAGGCGAACAGAAAGCAGCTTAACAAGCTGTCCTTTAATTTCTGGGTGCAAGTTAATGACCTCCATGTAACCTCCTCTGTAGCCACATCTGTGATTAAAGTGAACAGAAAAGATCGGTTAACCTCAAGTGTATAAATACtggaaaagcaatgaaaacaacTGCAGAAGTGGAAAGAGAATTAATGAGGATCTTACAAGATGTAACATACAGGCTGCTGAAAAAGTTGCTATACTGATAATGTTTTAAGATGGAACTAAATGGTATGTCATTAGGCCCTAGTATCCCATACAGAGAAAATCGTGTACACGCAGCTTCCGTTAGGCAAGTTAACGATTAACTTGGATTGTTTGCTCTTCAGAACAAGAGCATATGGCTGTAGCAGCATTCATTTAAtcaaaaaatcatttttcttccatctcttcctccccaaaacaaccaaacccaaacacttGTAATATCAGATGTCCCAGTGATTCTTGAGCTGTCCCTTTGAATGTTGGAGACCGTATTTGCCTTTATCACAGGTCCGGTTTCGGACTGTAGGATTTCACTTTTGTGGAACTGAGGCATTAagtgtctgaaaaaaatacacttactCAGTACTTTGAAAACCACTGAGCTAATCCATTACTCTGGGCTTTAAATGCTtggtttccttttcttaatagtttttactgaaaattaatataAGACAGTGGATTACCTTCAGGTCACTAACATGAAACGGCTGTCCAACCAGATTAATGaggaagatgaaataaaaaactaAAGCAGACTTACTCGCCCATGTATCCCTTAGAGGTGGAGTGAAAAGAGGCCAGCTCAACATTGTTATAGTACTCGGGTCCCATCTCATACAGAATCTTTTTGAAAGAATGAAACTGGCATCCTTCAGAGTACACATTGTCCTGGTAAACCTGAACAGTCAGAAGACATTAATGTGCTCTGTTCCCCCAACTAAGGATAAAAGATGGCCTTCTAGAGAGCCAGATCTGAACTGAACAAACAGTGGTAACACTCAAAGCTGTTAGAAGACACAAGGTTCTTTGTTAAGTAATAATTACTGTAATGATACACATTTTATCTCATGTGTAATGAGTTTAATAGTTTAGCCTTTGGAAGAACAGTGAGCTGCTTTGTATAACTTAACCTTTACTTGTATGTTTAAAttggttttcctcctgcttctttCATTTGAAGTGGTCTGAGTATCACATAGGTTTTAGGTCAGTTCCAGCAAAGTTCCTCCTTGTGTCTCCTTGCTTGTGTTCCCTATGCTTTCTCTCTAGTTCAAATCCAGATCAAGCCAACTCTCATGTTAATCCTCTCATACTAAGAATCTTTCATGTTTGTTCATGTCTTAATATGATAACAGAGAATCTGTTCTCTGTACTTAAAAAATACCAATACCACACATGTAACAAAATTGCACCCCACATGCGTAATCTTAGCTGTGCTTTTGAGAGAACAGCATATTCCATTACCTCATCagccagaagaaaaagtttctcTTCCCAAGCAAAGTGTATCACATCTTCAATGCACTTTCTGTTTTGCACCTGTCCTatagtttgatttttaaagcaagaagaAAGTTAGTTGGAGCATATATATACAACTCTTTTTGCCCAGGCCTAGTTATACTACTAGCTTTTCAATAAGATACCTCTCTTTCTCAGAAAAGTGCTACCGAATTTCAGAATTCAATTCACTAAGTGTGCAATTAAGGAACATTTTTGGAGGAATTACGGTTCAAGGTAACTTGGTCCATCTCAAGCAAAGAAGTGTGAGATACAGTAATCAATCAGTAACTTACTAAGAGTACTCTGTATAACTGATCATTTGAAATACTCGCATGATGGTTAAGTGGGAGCTAGTTTCTCGCTAATCAACGTCAACTACTCAAAAAACTCAGTTCTTCTGAGGGAAGCAGTGGTTGCCACTGAGTTCAGAGTGTATCTGTAGTCATTGCCTCTCAGAGGCAAGAGGCTACAGGCCATGTCAGAGAGAAGATCTTTGATAAAGACCAAAAGTGACTGAAAGTCATTCCACAAGTCTGCAAAAGTTCAGTGGAAGCAGTGGCTTCAAACGGGATCCAGTGAAGTGAACCggcttcctcctctcttcccaaATCCCTGGAGTTCCAGgatactgaaaataagtttctaAAAGTATGACATACTATCCTACTTAGAGCACTGATCTCTAGAATTCAGCTTTACACATTTGATACATATTTAGGATTTGCCCACAATGTCAAGTGaatgaaaggggaaaacaaaaaattggtCTTAAAACCCATCCATTAAATAAAATGGCTATAGACCTGTAGGATTTCCAGGGTTGATGATGCAGAGGACTTTAGGATTGCAGTATGCCTTAGCTTCATTCAAGGAACGGCGAAGTTCATTCACATCTAGAGCCCAGCAATTTTCTTCATCCAAGTAGTAGTTCACCTGGATAGCATCTAGTTCAGATATGGCTGCTGAATATAATGGATATTGTGGTATAGGGATCATCACTCCTGTTCGAGATTTTCCACCTCCTGAGACCAGGATCTTTAAAATTGTCTGAGGACAAagtgggaattaaaaaaaaaaaaaaaacccacacaccagAATTAATAGTATACTCTAGAAAAAGTTACTGATCTTCCTTCTTAAAAAATCTAGAGTTAAAGTAGATTTCTATTCTAGAAGCATACAGTCATTTTCTCGTATCAAAGGGCGTTTATTTCTTTCAAGTTAAGTTACTGGCTGAGTGAGGATGGCCCAACTCAGCTTAATGGAATTCCTCTGCATGTCACGGCTTCTGAAGATCATGTCTGATCAACTGcaaaatttaggaaaaacatTCTGAGCGCAAGGCTAGAGGGAAAGTTGGAAACAGGAATATCAAGATCATGATTTTtgtactgtgcccagttttaaGCAAAGAAGCCTCAGCTAGTTGTTGCTTGTTGCCTTCTACTCATTTTATCTCACCAAACACAAGAGGccaataaataaaaccagaaattagAACTGGGGCCTGTGGAGCTTCTCCTTTGGAACAGAGACCTATTTTAGATTAGGAGCAATTGTGGCCACGTGGGAACAAAGCTAGAGACTCACATTATGGTTTCATTTTCAAGTAATAGATGAGACCAAAAGTCTGCATGTCTTGGGATGGAAGCCTAATGTAGCACATGTAGTTTACGCCCAGAAGATAGAGATAGAAATGTAATGCTTGTGCTAAGGTCAGTCCAGAGGATTTACCTGTGCCCAAcggatgtgtgtctgtgtgtgtctatgCGTAGGCTTTTTACATGTGAATTAAATAAAAGAGTGAATTTGGTGCAGGAAGTGGAGAGATTTCTTGCCTTTATAATCAAGGGAGAACTCTGAAGTACAGATGCAATCAAAGCAGGCATCCTTATTGACATGTAATTGAtagtgcaaaacaaaaaatatctcCTCAGATATAACAGTGGTATCCTTTAAGGTTCTCACTGGTCCTAGAACAAAATCTGCCTTTCAGTGCCTCTCATCACATACTAACTCAGCTGCTAAGCTAATGATTGATAATCAACATAATTTTGTACCCACCactagtttaaaaataccaagcaTCCAAAATGTATAATCAGGAccaaatgcaaatttaaaaactctttaaaaaaccCTCTGTCCCCCAGGTTGTGAAACAATAGTTGTTTTATCCTTGGAAGTGCCAAATAATGAGACTCATTGTACTGCTGACTTTTCATCACTGGTGAAATCAAACAAGCATGGTACAGATTTGATATGCTACGCTGCCATTCCTGACAAGCTGCCAGTCTAACGCTTGGCATCATAAACTCTGCAAAGCCAATTCACAAAAGACATCTGGAGAACTGTTCATGCCAGAACGTCATTCTGAACTCTGCCACTagatgtcatttaaaaaaaaacttctacAAACAAGCTATAAAAGGCTGccttaataaaagcaaagaacttCTGGTTCTTGTAATATCAGTAAATATGCCTGTGTAAAGGAAAAATCTAATAGAGACAGCTATTCCTGTCTTAACTAATTAATTAACTGTCTTAACTTTGAACCTTGGTTGAAGCCAAAACCTGAAGTTTTTCCCAAACAAGCTGGCTACTGAAATATATCTTTCAGTAATAAACTGGCACTAATCTGCACTAGCAGAGAAAGTTTACTAAGAAGATGAGCTGCTGAGACTTCTCACCTCCGAGGTCattccctcttctctctgccACTGATTCATACCCTCTAATCTTCAGTGCTTATGTATCTTAACCACTGAGGACACCATTATTTAGTCTGAATCTCCTAAATTTATATTTAGGCACCTATGTAGTTTATACCACCTTTACAAAAGGTACAAGTTAATGTATATTAAGAGACTTTGTCTCCATGCGCCTGTTTCTTAGCCTGGCATCTTACATCCACATAATTGGGTGTATTGGCTATCCACTTAATGTGACTTCAGGATCTCTTAGATCAAACTCACACGAGTTTGTGAGACCAGGTGTTCAACAGAGATCTGTATTTCCAAAGGTAACtgagaaattaaactgattaatattttatacCAAGAAGAGACAGGTTTGATTTTAACACTTACAGCAATACCATCACTTGCC from Pelecanus crispus isolate bPelCri1 chromosome 8, bPelCri1.pri, whole genome shotgun sequence encodes the following:
- the GPT2 gene encoding alanine aminotransferase 2: MHRLVAVAKPTAASLGCKGPGLCRSGRRDMAWRCAAPLAAGRQPRCPRLPRPAREGTVRWSSAAKASAVKINEKASREKILTLESMNPQVKAVEYAVRGPIVLKAGEIEKELRKGIKKPFTEVIKANIGDAHAMGQRPITFLRQVVALCTYPNLLDSPSFPEDAKKRARRILQGCGGNSLGSYSASQGINCIREDVASYIERRDGGVPADPDNIYLTTGASDGIATILKILVSGGGKSRTGVMIPIPQYPLYSAAISELDAIQVNYYLDEENCWALDVNELRRSLNEAKAYCNPKVLCIINPGNPTGQVQNRKCIEDVIHFAWEEKLFLLADEVYQDNVYSEGCQFHSFKKILYEMGPEYYNNVELASFHSTSKGYMGECGYRGGYMEVINLHPEIKGQLVKLLSVRLCPPVSGQAAMDIVVNPPVPGEESYSQFIKEKESVLNNLAKKAKLTEDMFNKVPGIHCNPLQGAMYAFPRIFIPSKAIEEAKAHKMAPDMFYCMKLLEETGICVVPGSGFGQREGSYHFRMTILPPVEKLKILLEKVKDFHIKFLEKYA